In Streptomyces sp. NBC_00414, a single window of DNA contains:
- the secA gene encoding preprotein translocase subunit SecA translates to MRAGEGRIVRRLQRIADQVDSLEPDFEQLTDEELQSLTPEFKERYEAGESLDDLLPEAFAAMREAARRTLGMRHFHVQLMGGAALHLGNIAEMQTGEGKTLVATLPVYLNALTGKGVHLVTVNDYLAQRDADWMGRAYRFLGLTVGVIRTQSTPAERREQYARDITYGTNTEFGFDYLRDNMAWSRDELVQRGHHFAIVDEADSILIDEARTPLIISGPADQPTHWYEAFATMVTRMRGVAVQDENFTTPADKDRLARLRATHDYEYDPKKRTVAILDPGVEFLQDQLGIESLYESDHTPLIGHLNNALKAKEHFKRDKDYVVVNGEVLIVDEHTGRILAGRRYNEGLHQAIEAKEGVTVKDENQTLATITLQNFFRLYEKLGGMTGTAMTEAAEFHQIYKLHVVPIPTNRPMARADDPDQIYRTVDAKYTAILDDIADKHEKGQPVLVGTTSVEKSELLAAQLKKRGIRHEVLNAKNHRREAQIVAQAGRRGAVTVATNMAGRGTDIMLGGNPEAMALAELDRRGLTPEENPDEYRDEHRQTLERIRESVAAEHDEVKELGGLYVLGTERHESRRIDNQLRGRSGRQGDPGASRFYLSLGDDLMRLFRAQVVERVMSMANVPDDVPIENKMVTRAIASAQSQLEQQHFESRKDVLKFDEVLNRQRTLIYAERRRVLAGEDLREQILHFMDDTIRAYVAVETAEGFPEEWDLDRLWVAFEQLYPVRVTVEDLEDPAGDRTGLTADGLADAVIDDIHARYEEREAELGADTLRDLERLVVLSVLDRKWREHLYEMDYLRDGIGLRWTLGREPIIEYEREGYDMFVAMNDAIKEESVGYVFNLDASGKAAGQDALEAGRRTDGLHFSAPTLDTAEGVVEGDFEPSDAVPAPPAKGVSDAKPRPQRAAKPRNRRKRRR, encoded by the coding sequence ATGCGGGCCGGCGAGGGAAGAATCGTCCGCAGACTGCAGCGCATCGCCGACCAGGTGGACTCCCTCGAACCGGACTTCGAGCAACTGACCGACGAGGAACTGCAATCCCTCACCCCCGAGTTCAAGGAACGGTACGAGGCCGGGGAGAGCCTCGACGACCTGCTGCCGGAGGCCTTCGCCGCCATGCGCGAGGCCGCCCGCCGCACCCTCGGGATGCGCCACTTCCACGTACAGCTCATGGGCGGCGCGGCCCTCCACCTCGGCAACATCGCCGAGATGCAGACAGGTGAGGGCAAGACCCTGGTCGCCACCCTGCCCGTGTACCTGAACGCGCTGACCGGCAAGGGCGTCCACCTCGTCACGGTCAACGACTACCTCGCCCAGCGCGACGCCGACTGGATGGGCCGCGCCTACCGCTTCCTCGGGCTGACCGTCGGCGTCATCAGGACCCAGTCGACCCCGGCCGAGCGGCGCGAGCAGTACGCCCGCGACATCACCTACGGCACCAACACCGAGTTCGGCTTCGACTACCTGCGCGACAACATGGCCTGGTCGAGGGACGAACTCGTCCAGCGCGGACACCACTTCGCGATCGTCGACGAGGCCGACTCGATCCTCATCGACGAGGCCCGCACCCCGCTGATCATCTCCGGCCCGGCCGACCAGCCCACCCACTGGTACGAGGCGTTCGCCACGATGGTCACCCGCATGCGCGGAGTCGCCGTCCAGGACGAGAACTTCACCACGCCCGCCGACAAGGACCGCCTCGCCCGGCTGCGCGCCACCCACGACTACGAGTACGACCCGAAGAAACGCACGGTCGCGATCCTCGACCCCGGAGTGGAGTTCCTCCAGGACCAGCTCGGCATCGAGAGCCTCTACGAGTCCGACCACACGCCCCTCATCGGCCACCTCAACAACGCGCTCAAGGCGAAGGAGCACTTCAAGCGCGACAAGGACTACGTCGTCGTCAACGGCGAGGTCCTCATCGTCGACGAGCACACCGGCCGCATCCTCGCCGGACGCCGCTACAACGAGGGCCTGCACCAGGCCATCGAGGCGAAGGAAGGGGTGACGGTCAAGGACGAGAACCAGACCCTCGCCACCATCACCCTGCAGAACTTCTTCCGCCTGTACGAGAAGCTCGGCGGGATGACCGGCACCGCCATGACCGAGGCCGCCGAGTTCCACCAGATCTACAAACTCCACGTGGTGCCGATCCCCACCAACCGGCCGATGGCCCGCGCCGACGACCCCGACCAGATCTACCGGACCGTCGACGCCAAGTACACGGCGATCCTCGACGACATCGCCGACAAGCACGAGAAGGGCCAGCCGGTCCTCGTCGGCACCACCTCCGTCGAGAAGTCCGAGCTGCTCGCCGCACAGCTGAAGAAGCGCGGCATACGGCACGAGGTGCTCAACGCGAAGAACCACCGGCGTGAGGCCCAGATCGTCGCGCAGGCGGGCCGCAGGGGCGCGGTCACCGTGGCCACCAACATGGCCGGCCGGGGCACCGACATCATGCTCGGCGGCAACCCGGAGGCCATGGCGCTCGCGGAGCTGGACCGGCGCGGCCTCACCCCCGAGGAGAACCCGGACGAGTACCGGGACGAACACCGGCAGACCCTGGAACGGATCAGGGAGTCCGTCGCCGCCGAGCACGACGAGGTGAAGGAACTCGGCGGCCTGTACGTGCTGGGCACCGAGCGCCACGAGTCCCGCCGCATCGACAACCAGCTGCGCGGCCGCTCAGGCCGCCAGGGCGACCCGGGCGCCTCCCGCTTCTACCTCTCCCTCGGGGACGACCTGATGCGGCTGTTCCGCGCCCAGGTCGTCGAGCGCGTCATGTCGATGGCGAACGTCCCCGACGACGTCCCCATCGAGAACAAGATGGTCACCCGCGCCATCGCCTCCGCCCAGTCCCAGCTGGAGCAGCAGCACTTCGAGTCCCGCAAGGACGTGCTCAAGTTCGACGAGGTGCTCAACCGCCAGCGCACCCTCATCTACGCGGAACGCCGCCGGGTGCTGGCCGGGGAGGACCTGCGGGAACAGATCCTCCACTTCATGGACGACACCATCCGCGCGTACGTCGCCGTCGAGACCGCCGAGGGCTTCCCCGAGGAGTGGGACCTGGACCGGCTCTGGGTCGCCTTCGAACAGCTCTACCCGGTCCGGGTCACCGTCGAGGACCTGGAGGACCCGGCGGGAGACCGGACCGGCCTCACCGCCGACGGGCTCGCCGACGCCGTCATCGACGACATCCACGCCCGCTACGAGGAGCGCGAGGCCGAGCTCGGCGCGGACACCCTGCGCGACCTGGAACGCCTCGTCGTGCTGTCCGTCCTGGACCGCAAATGGCGCGAGCACCTGTACGAGATGGACTACCTCCGCGACGGGATCGGCCTGCGCTGGACCCTCGGCCGCGAACCGATCATCGAGTACGAGCGCGAGGGCTACGACATGTTCGTCGCGATGAACGACGCCATCAAGGAGGAGTCCGTCGGATACGTCTTCAACCTGGACGCCTCCGGGAAGGCGGCGGGCCAGGACGCCCTGGAGGCCGGTCGTCGTACGGACGGGCTGCACTTCAGCGCGCCCACGCTGGACACGGCGGAAGGGGTCGTCGAAGGGGACTTCGAGCCCTCCGACGCCGTGCCCGCGCCTCCGGCGAAGGGCGTGAGCGACGCGAAGCCGCGACCGCAGCGGGCCGCGAAGCCCCGGAACCGGCGGAAGCGCAGGAGGTAG
- a CDS encoding GNAT family N-acetyltransferase, with the protein MLTQTTTRVLEPSDLDAALAVLDREPVANAFVTSRVQVAGLDPWRLGGEMWGWYEDGMLTSLCYAGANLVPICATPRAVRAFADRARRAGRRCSSIVGPSEATSQLWRLLEPNWGPAREVRPHQPLMVADRLPADIAPDPYVRRIRKDEMETIMPACVAMFTEEVGVSPLAGDGGLLYQARVAELVGSGRSFARVDRDGRVVFKAEIGAATTQACQIQGVWVAPEYRGQGYAAPGMAAVLRYALADVAPLVSLYVNDYNTAARATYRRTGFQEIGAFMSVLF; encoded by the coding sequence GTGTTGACGCAGACGACCACCAGGGTCCTCGAACCGAGCGACCTGGACGCCGCGCTCGCCGTCCTCGACCGCGAGCCGGTGGCGAACGCCTTCGTGACCTCCCGCGTACAGGTGGCAGGCCTCGACCCCTGGCGCCTGGGCGGCGAGATGTGGGGCTGGTACGAGGACGGCATGCTGACGTCCCTCTGCTACGCCGGCGCCAACCTCGTCCCGATCTGCGCCACCCCCCGCGCCGTACGCGCCTTCGCGGACCGCGCCCGCAGAGCCGGCCGCCGCTGCTCCTCCATCGTCGGCCCCTCCGAGGCCACGTCCCAGCTCTGGCGCCTCCTGGAACCGAACTGGGGCCCCGCCCGTGAGGTCAGGCCGCACCAGCCCCTGATGGTCGCCGACCGGCTCCCCGCCGACATCGCCCCGGACCCGTACGTCCGTCGCATCCGCAAGGACGAGATGGAGACGATCATGCCGGCGTGCGTGGCGATGTTCACGGAGGAGGTCGGCGTCTCCCCGCTCGCGGGCGACGGAGGCCTGCTCTACCAGGCGAGGGTCGCCGAACTCGTCGGCTCCGGGCGCTCGTTCGCCCGCGTGGACCGCGACGGCCGGGTCGTCTTCAAGGCGGAGATCGGCGCCGCGACCACCCAGGCCTGCCAGATCCAGGGCGTCTGGGTCGCCCCCGAGTACCGCGGCCAGGGCTACGCGGCCCCCGGCATGGCGGCGGTCCTGCGCTACGCCCTCGCGGACGTCGCCCCACTCGTCAGCCTCTACGTCAACGACTACAACACAGCGGCCCGAGCCACGTACCGCAGAACCGGTTTCCAGGAAATAGGCGCCTTCATGAGCGTCCTGTTCTGA
- a CDS encoding M50 family metallopeptidase codes for MTTLMMILGIVVFAVGLLFSIAWHELGHLSTAKLFGIRVPQYMVGFGPTIFSRKKGDTEYGVKAIPLGGYIRMIGMFPPGPDGRIEARSTSPWRGMIEDARAQSFEELQPGDENRLFYTRKPWKRVIVMFAGPFMNLILAVAIFLGVMMTFGVQTQTTTVGKVSDCVIEQSESRSQCQKSDTAAPARAAGLKGGDKILAFNGEKVTDWSALQADIRSNPGKDVTLTVERDGKQLDLSAHLIRNQVSATDGDGGYVEGKYVYAGFLGFTPASGIVQQSFGQSVDRMGDMMQNGVESLINLPSKVPALWDAAFGDGPREADSPMGVVGAARVGGEVFTLDIPPENQIAMMLFLVAGFNLSLFLFNMLPLLPLDGGHIAGALWESLRRNSAKVLRRPDPGPFDVAKLMPVAYVVAGIFICFTILVLIADVVNPVRIS; via the coding sequence ATGACGACCCTGATGATGATCCTCGGCATAGTCGTCTTCGCGGTCGGCCTGCTCTTCTCGATCGCCTGGCACGAGCTGGGACATCTCTCCACCGCCAAGCTGTTCGGCATCCGCGTGCCGCAGTACATGGTCGGCTTCGGCCCGACGATCTTCTCCCGCAAGAAGGGCGACACGGAGTACGGGGTCAAGGCGATCCCCCTCGGCGGCTACATCCGCATGATCGGGATGTTCCCGCCCGGCCCCGACGGCCGCATAGAGGCCCGGTCCACCTCGCCGTGGCGCGGCATGATCGAGGACGCCAGGGCGCAGTCCTTCGAGGAGCTCCAGCCGGGCGACGAGAACCGCCTCTTCTACACGCGCAAGCCGTGGAAGCGCGTGATCGTGATGTTCGCCGGCCCCTTCATGAACCTGATCCTGGCCGTCGCGATCTTCCTCGGCGTGATGATGACCTTCGGCGTCCAGACCCAGACCACCACGGTCGGCAAGGTCTCCGACTGCGTCATCGAGCAGAGCGAGTCCCGCTCCCAGTGCCAGAAGAGCGACACGGCCGCGCCCGCCAGGGCCGCCGGGCTCAAGGGCGGTGACAAGATCCTCGCGTTCAACGGCGAGAAGGTCACCGACTGGTCCGCCCTGCAGGCCGACATCCGCTCCAACCCCGGCAAGGACGTCACGCTGACCGTCGAGCGCGACGGCAAGCAGCTCGACCTCTCGGCCCACCTCATCCGCAACCAGGTCAGCGCGACCGACGGCGACGGCGGCTACGTCGAGGGCAAGTACGTGTACGCCGGCTTCCTCGGCTTCACGCCCGCCTCCGGCATCGTCCAGCAGTCGTTCGGCCAGTCCGTGGACCGCATGGGCGACATGATGCAGAACGGCGTCGAGTCGCTGATCAACCTGCCGTCCAAGGTGCCCGCCCTGTGGGACGCGGCCTTCGGCGACGGCCCGCGCGAGGCGGACTCCCCGATGGGCGTGGTCGGCGCGGCACGCGTCGGCGGCGAGGTCTTCACCCTGGACATCCCGCCGGAGAACCAGATCGCGATGATGCTGTTCCTCGTCGCGGGCTTCAACCTCTCCCTGTTCCTGTTCAACATGCTCCCGCTGCTGCCGCTCGACGGCGGGCACATCGCGGGCGCCCTGTGGGAGTCGCTGCGGCGCAACAGCGCGAAGGTGCTGCGCCGCCCGGACCCCGGCCCCTTCGACGTGGCGAAGCTGATGCCCGTCGCGTACGTGGTGGCCGGAATCTTCATCTGCTTCACGATCCTGGTCCTGATCGCGGACGTGGTTAACCCGGTCAGAATCTCGTAG
- the ispG gene encoding flavodoxin-dependent (E)-4-hydroxy-3-methylbut-2-enyl-diphosphate synthase, translating into MTAISLGIPDVPTRLAERRKSRKIQVGTVAVGGDAPVSVQSMTTTRTSDIGATLQQIAELTASGCQIVRVACPTQDDADALATIAKKSQIPVIADIHFQPKYVFAAIDAGCAAVRVNPGNIKQFDDQVKEIARAAKETGTPIRIGVNAGSLDKRLLQKYGKATPEALVESALWEASLFEEHDFRDIKISVKHNDPVVMVNAYRQLAAACDYPLHLGVTEAGPAFQGTIKSAVAFGALLSEGIGDTIRVSLSAPPVEEIKVGMQILESLNLKQRRLEIVSCPSCGRAQVDVYKLAEEVTAGLDGMEVPLRVAVMGCVVNGPGEAREADLGVASGNGKGQIFVKGEVIKTVPESKIVETLIEEAMKIAEQMEADGIPSGEPSVSVAG; encoded by the coding sequence ATGACCGCGATTTCACTCGGCATTCCGGACGTTCCGACCAGGCTCGCCGAGCGCCGCAAGAGCCGGAAGATCCAGGTCGGCACCGTGGCCGTGGGTGGAGACGCACCCGTCTCGGTGCAGTCGATGACGACGACGCGTACGTCCGACATCGGTGCCACGCTTCAGCAGATCGCCGAGCTGACCGCGTCCGGCTGCCAGATCGTCCGCGTCGCCTGCCCCACGCAGGACGACGCCGACGCGCTCGCCACCATCGCCAAGAAGTCGCAGATCCCGGTCATCGCCGACATCCATTTCCAGCCGAAGTACGTGTTCGCCGCGATCGACGCCGGCTGTGCCGCGGTGCGCGTGAACCCCGGGAACATCAAGCAGTTCGACGACCAGGTCAAGGAGATCGCGCGGGCCGCGAAGGAGACCGGCACCCCGATCCGCATCGGGGTCAACGCCGGCTCCCTCGACAAGCGCCTGCTCCAGAAGTACGGCAAGGCGACGCCCGAGGCGCTCGTCGAGTCCGCGCTGTGGGAGGCGTCGCTCTTCGAGGAGCACGACTTCCGTGACATCAAGATCTCGGTCAAGCACAACGACCCGGTGGTCATGGTCAACGCCTACCGCCAGCTCGCCGCCGCCTGCGACTACCCCCTGCACCTCGGTGTGACCGAGGCGGGCCCGGCCTTCCAGGGCACGATCAAGTCGGCGGTCGCCTTCGGGGCGCTGCTCAGCGAGGGCATCGGCGACACCATCCGGGTCTCCCTCTCGGCCCCGCCGGTCGAGGAGATCAAGGTCGGGATGCAGATCCTGGAGTCGCTGAACCTCAAGCAGCGCCGCCTGGAGATCGTCTCCTGCCCCTCCTGCGGCCGCGCCCAGGTCGACGTCTACAAGCTGGCCGAGGAGGTCACCGCCGGTCTGGACGGCATGGAGGTGCCGCTGCGGGTCGCGGTCATGGGCTGCGTGGTGAACGGGCCGGGCGAGGCCCGCGAGGCCGACCTCGGAGTCGCCTCCGGCAACGGCAAGGGGCAGATCTTCGTCAAGGGCGAGGTCATCAAGACGGTTCCCGAGTCGAAGATCGTCGAGACGCTGATCGAAGAGGCGATGAAGATCGCCGAGCAGATGGAGGCCGACGGGATCCCCTCCGGGGAGCCGTCGGTATCGGTCGCGGGCTGA
- a CDS encoding acyl-CoA dehydrogenase family protein — MSLLSATPHQPAVSEREARQVAEAAREQDWRKPSFAKELFLGRFRLDLIHPHPMPPDEDAERGEEFLAKLHDFCETRIDSALIEREARIPDEVINGLKELGALGMKIDTKYGGLGLTQVYYNKALALVGSANPALGALLSAHQSIGVPQPLKIFGTQEQKDAFLPRLARTDISAFLLTEPDVGSDPARLATSAVPDGDDYVLDGVKLWTTNGVVADLLVVMARVPKSEGHKGGITAFVVEAAAEGVTVENRNAFMGLRGLENGVTRFHQVRVPAANRIGAEGAGLKIALTTLNTGRLSLPAMCVGAGKWCLKIAREWSSVREQWGKPVAHHEAVGAKISFIAATTFALEAVLDLSSQMADEDRNDIRIEAALAKLFGSETAWLMADELVQIRGGRGFETADSLAARGERAVPAEQVLRDLRINRIFEGSTEIMHLLIAREAVDAHLSVAGDLIDPDKSLSDKARAGANAGVFYAKWFPKLIAGPGQLPRSYGDFHPAGHVDLSGHLRYVERSARKLARSTFYAMSRWQGRMETKQGFLGRIVDIGAELFAMSAACVRAELLRTTEAHGREAYQLADAFCGQSRIRVEELFGRLWSNTDDVDHKVVKGVLGGAYTWLENGIVDPSGDGPWIADATPGASEKENVHRPIR; from the coding sequence GTGAGCCTCTTGTCCGCAACACCCCACCAGCCCGCTGTCTCCGAACGTGAGGCCCGTCAGGTCGCCGAGGCCGCGCGGGAGCAGGACTGGCGCAAACCCAGCTTCGCCAAGGAGCTGTTCCTCGGCCGCTTCCGGCTCGACCTGATCCACCCCCACCCCATGCCCCCGGACGAGGACGCCGAGCGCGGCGAGGAGTTCCTCGCCAAACTGCACGACTTCTGCGAGACCAGGATCGACTCCGCGCTCATCGAGCGGGAGGCGCGCATCCCCGACGAGGTGATCAACGGGCTCAAGGAGCTCGGCGCCCTCGGTATGAAGATCGACACGAAGTACGGCGGCCTCGGCCTGACGCAGGTCTACTACAACAAGGCGCTCGCCCTGGTCGGCTCCGCGAACCCGGCGCTGGGCGCGCTGCTCTCCGCGCACCAGTCGATCGGCGTACCGCAGCCGCTGAAGATCTTCGGCACCCAGGAGCAGAAGGACGCCTTCCTGCCGCGCCTGGCCCGTACCGACATCTCCGCCTTCCTGCTCACCGAGCCGGACGTGGGCTCCGACCCGGCGCGGCTCGCGACCAGCGCGGTGCCTGACGGGGACGACTACGTCCTCGACGGGGTGAAGCTCTGGACGACCAACGGTGTGGTCGCCGACCTGCTCGTGGTGATGGCGCGCGTGCCGAAGTCCGAGGGACACAAGGGCGGCATCACCGCCTTCGTCGTGGAGGCCGCCGCCGAGGGCGTGACCGTCGAGAACCGCAACGCGTTCATGGGGCTGCGCGGCCTGGAGAACGGCGTCACGCGCTTCCACCAGGTCCGGGTCCCCGCCGCGAACCGTATCGGCGCGGAAGGCGCCGGCCTCAAGATCGCGCTGACCACCCTCAACACCGGCCGCCTCTCGCTGCCCGCCATGTGCGTCGGCGCCGGCAAGTGGTGTCTGAAGATCGCCCGCGAGTGGTCGTCCGTGCGGGAGCAGTGGGGCAAGCCGGTCGCCCACCACGAGGCCGTGGGCGCGAAGATCTCCTTCATCGCGGCGACCACGTTCGCCCTGGAGGCCGTCCTCGACCTGTCGTCCCAGATGGCCGACGAGGACCGCAACGACATCCGTATCGAGGCCGCCCTCGCCAAGCTGTTCGGCTCCGAGACGGCCTGGCTGATGGCCGACGAACTGGTCCAGATCCGCGGCGGCCGCGGCTTCGAGACCGCCGACTCGCTCGCCGCCCGCGGCGAACGGGCCGTCCCCGCCGAGCAGGTCCTGCGCGACCTGCGCATCAACCGCATCTTCGAGGGCTCGACGGAGATCATGCACCTGCTGATCGCCCGCGAGGCCGTCGACGCCCACCTCTCCGTCGCCGGTGACCTCATCGACCCGGACAAGTCCCTGTCGGACAAGGCGAGGGCGGGCGCGAACGCGGGAGTCTTCTACGCCAAGTGGTTCCCCAAACTGATCGCGGGACCGGGCCAGCTCCCGCGCTCGTACGGCGACTTCCACCCGGCGGGCCACGTGGACCTGTCCGGCCACCTCCGGTACGTGGAACGCTCCGCCCGCAAGCTCGCCCGCTCCACCTTCTACGCCATGTCCCGCTGGCAGGGCCGGATGGAGACCAAGCAGGGCTTCCTCGGCCGGATCGTCGACATCGGCGCCGAACTGTTCGCGATGAGCGCCGCCTGCGTCCGCGCCGAACTCCTGCGCACCACCGAGGCCCACGGCCGCGAGGCCTACCAACTGGCCGACGCCTTCTGCGGCCAGTCCCGTATCCGGGTGGAGGAACTCTTCGGCCGCCTGTGGTCCAACACCGACGACGTCGACCACAAGGTCGTCAAGGGCGTCCTCGGCGGCGCCTACACCTGGCTGGAGAACGGGATCGTCGACCCGTCGGGCGACGGTCCCTGGATCGCCGACGCGACACCCGGAGCGTCCGAGAAGGAGAATGTCCACCGCCCCATCCGCTGA
- the dxr gene encoding 1-deoxy-D-xylulose-5-phosphate reductoisomerase translates to MSDSPAPLADPHLVFDPVDGSRDVVILGSTGSIGTQAIDLVLRNPDRFRVTGLSAAGGRVELLAEQAHRLSVEAVAVAREDAVPALREALSARYGPGEPLPELLAGADAATELAASPAHTVLNGITGSIGLAPTLAALEAGRTLALANKESLIVGGPLVKALAAPGQIIPVDSEHAALFQALASGTRADVRKLVVTASGGPFRGRTKAELADVAPEDALAHPTWAMGPVITVNSATLVNKGLEVIEAHLLYDIPFERIEVVVHPQSYVHSMVEFTDGSTMAQATPPDMRGPIAIGLGWPQRVPDAAPAFDWSKASSWEFFPLDNDAFPSVGLARHVGELAGTAPAVFNAANEECVDAFLNGTLPFNGIMETVTEVVAEHGTPRTGTSLTVADVLEAETWARARARELTARATARTPAQKTAQTTAKTTAEARA, encoded by the coding sequence ATGAGCGACAGTCCAGCCCCCCTCGCCGATCCGCATCTCGTCTTCGATCCTGTGGACGGGAGTCGGGATGTCGTGATCCTCGGCTCCACCGGATCGATCGGCACCCAGGCCATCGACCTCGTGCTGCGCAACCCCGACCGGTTCCGGGTGACCGGGCTCTCCGCGGCCGGCGGGAGGGTGGAGCTGCTCGCGGAGCAGGCGCACCGGCTCAGCGTCGAGGCCGTCGCCGTGGCCCGCGAGGACGCCGTACCGGCACTGCGCGAGGCCCTTTCCGCACGGTACGGGCCCGGGGAGCCCCTCCCCGAGCTGCTCGCCGGAGCGGACGCGGCGACCGAGCTCGCCGCCTCCCCGGCCCACACCGTCCTGAACGGCATCACCGGCTCGATCGGCCTCGCCCCCACCCTCGCCGCCCTGGAGGCGGGCCGCACCCTCGCGCTCGCCAACAAGGAGTCGCTCATCGTCGGCGGCCCCCTCGTGAAGGCACTGGCCGCGCCGGGCCAGATCATCCCTGTCGACTCCGAGCACGCCGCCCTGTTCCAGGCGCTCGCCTCGGGGACCAGGGCCGACGTACGCAAGCTCGTCGTCACCGCCTCCGGCGGCCCCTTCAGAGGACGTACGAAGGCCGAGCTGGCCGATGTCGCGCCCGAGGACGCCCTCGCGCACCCCACCTGGGCCATGGGCCCGGTCATCACCGTCAACTCCGCGACCCTCGTCAACAAGGGGCTCGAAGTCATCGAGGCGCACCTCCTCTACGACATTCCCTTCGAACGCATTGAGGTGGTCGTGCATCCGCAGTCGTATGTCCACTCGATGGTGGAGTTCACGGACGGATCGACGATGGCCCAGGCGACGCCCCCCGACATGCGGGGGCCGATCGCCATCGGTCTGGGCTGGCCCCAGCGCGTCCCCGACGCCGCGCCCGCCTTCGACTGGTCGAAGGCGTCGAGCTGGGAGTTCTTCCCGCTCGACAACGACGCGTTTCCGTCGGTGGGGCTCGCCCGGCACGTCGGGGAGCTCGCGGGCACGGCCCCCGCGGTGTTCAATGCGGCCAACGAGGAATGCGTGGACGCCTTCCTGAACGGCACTCTGCCGTTCAACGGGATCATGGAGACTGTCACGGAGGTCGTCGCCGAGCACGGCACCCCCCGGACGGGAACCTCGCTCACCGTCGCGGACGTCCTCGAAGCGGAGACCTGGGCACGCGCCAGGGCCCGCGAACTCACAGCGCGGGCGACAGCCCGCACACCGGCACAGAAGACAGCTCAGACGACAGCCAAGACAACGGCGGAGGCTCGTGCATGA
- a CDS encoding LacI family DNA-binding transcriptional regulator, translated as MVTLAEVAQHAGVSASTVSYVLSGKRSISAGTRQRVEESIQQLGYHPNAGARALASSRSNIIALMIPLRTDMYVPVMMEIAIAVTTSARSHGYDVLLLTGEEGPDAVRRVTGSGLADAMILMDVELDDERLPLLRGTDQPSVLIGLPADTSGLTCVDLDFGATGALCAEHLAMLGHRDIAVIGEAPAVYERHTGFAERTLDGLRTRSRELGLRVLHRPCEGGFDAMSLTLARVFDERPGTTGFVVQNESAVEPLLALLRRQGRAVPEDVSVIAICPDQVAVQASVRLTSVAIPAQEMGRNAVEQLIAKLEGHGKGEVVLIAPELTVRASTGPAPAAS; from the coding sequence ATGGTCACCCTCGCCGAGGTCGCCCAGCACGCCGGAGTCTCGGCGAGCACGGTGAGCTATGTCCTCAGCGGCAAGCGGTCCATCTCCGCGGGCACGCGGCAGCGGGTCGAGGAGAGCATCCAGCAGCTCGGGTACCACCCCAACGCGGGAGCCCGGGCGCTGGCAAGCAGCCGGTCCAACATCATCGCGCTGATGATCCCGCTCCGCACGGACATGTACGTACCCGTGATGATGGAGATCGCCATCGCGGTGACGACCTCGGCGCGCTCCCACGGGTACGACGTGCTGCTGCTCACCGGCGAGGAGGGTCCCGACGCCGTGCGCCGGGTCACCGGGAGCGGGCTCGCCGACGCGATGATCCTGATGGACGTCGAGCTCGACGACGAGCGGCTGCCGCTGCTGCGGGGCACCGACCAGCCGTCCGTGCTCATCGGGCTCCCCGCCGACACCAGTGGTCTGACCTGCGTGGACCTGGACTTCGGCGCGACGGGCGCGCTGTGCGCCGAACATCTCGCGATGCTCGGCCATCGTGACATCGCTGTCATCGGTGAGGCGCCCGCGGTGTACGAACGGCACACGGGGTTCGCCGAGCGCACGCTCGACGGGCTGCGGACCCGGTCGCGGGAGCTGGGCCTGCGGGTGCTGCACCGCCCGTGCGAGGGCGGCTTCGACGCCATGTCCCTGACCCTGGCCAGGGTCTTCGACGAGCGCCCCGGCACCACGGGCTTCGTCGTGCAGAACGAGTCCGCGGTCGAACCGCTGCTCGCGCTGCTGCGCAGGCAGGGCCGGGCCGTGCCGGAGGACGTGTCGGTGATCGCGATCTGCCCGGACCAGGTCGCCGTCCAGGCCTCGGTGCGGCTGACCTCGGTCGCCATCCCCGCCCAGGAGATGGGCCGTAACGCGGTGGAGCAACTGATCGCCAAGCTGGAGGGGCACGGCAAGGGCGAAGTCGTGCTCATCGCACCCGAGTTGACGGTCCGGGCGAGCACGGGCCCGGCCCCGGCCGCTTCCTGA